One genomic window of Helicobacter kayseriensis includes the following:
- a CDS encoding flagellar basal body P-ring protein FlgI: MRKESLRALIAICLLATFMMGQKIGDIASIIGVRDNQLIGYGLVVGLNGSGDKSSSKFTMQSIANMLETMNVKVSPNDIKSKNIAAVMVTATLPPFAKQGDKLNITVSSIGDAKSIAGGTLLLTPLSAVDGNIYAVAQGALSIGESGNVLAGNVLNGATVEREVPYDLYNKTTATLSLKGSDFQNAIRVQKVLNRVFGEGIAKAVDSRTIQLHKPEKLSMIEFLALVQEVEVDYSMREKVVIDERSGTIIAGVGITIEPIVITHGDITIKITQEDLSDPKATDIGDGTMISSAQNMISTSGKKPTVSSIVRALQKMGAGPKSIISILSAMKQSGAISADLEIV; the protein is encoded by the coding sequence ATGAGAAAGGAATCTCTACGAGCATTGATTGCTATTTGTCTGCTTGCTACATTTATGATGGGTCAGAAGATCGGCGATATCGCAAGCATTATAGGCGTAAGGGACAATCAACTGATTGGCTATGGACTTGTTGTTGGGTTAAATGGAAGTGGGGATAAATCAAGTTCAAAATTTACAATGCAAAGCATTGCCAATATGTTAGAAACAATGAATGTGAAAGTCTCCCCCAATGACATTAAATCCAAAAATATTGCTGCAGTTATGGTGACTGCGACATTGCCTCCTTTTGCCAAACAGGGAGATAAGCTCAACATCACAGTTTCATCTATTGGAGATGCAAAATCTATTGCAGGAGGAACCCTGCTTCTAACTCCCCTGAGTGCTGTTGATGGCAATATTTATGCAGTTGCTCAAGGGGCTCTAAGTATCGGAGAGAGCGGAAATGTATTGGCAGGAAATGTGCTAAATGGTGCAACTGTTGAAAGAGAGGTCCCTTATGATCTATATAACAAAACCACCGCTACACTGAGCTTGAAGGGCTCTGATTTTCAAAATGCTATTCGTGTTCAAAAGGTTCTCAATCGTGTTTTTGGCGAAGGAATTGCCAAGGCTGTTGATTCTAGGACAATCCAGTTGCATAAGCCAGAAAAGCTTAGTATGATTGAGTTTTTGGCTTTGGTGCAAGAGGTTGAGGTGGATTATTCGATGCGTGAAAAAGTGGTGATTGATGAGCGAAGTGGGACTATTATCGCAGGAGTTGGAATCACAATTGAGCCTATTGTGATTACGCATGGAGACATTACGATTAAGATTACCCAAGAAGATCTAAGTGATCCAAAAGCGACAGATATTGGCGATGGGACGATGATTAGCTCAGCACAGAATATGATCTCAACTAGTGGAAAAAAACCTACAGTTTCAAGTATTGTGCGTGCGTTGCAAAAAATGGGTGCAGGACCCAAGAGCATTATCTCTATTCTTTCTGCAATGAAGCAAAGTGGCGCGATTAGTGCTGATCTTGAAATTGTATAA
- a CDS encoding Rod binding protein, producing MMKIDTSLATFQANVPRVEAKESDEAKLKKQTDAFEALIVKTMLATAIKNEDPLYPKEAGSDIYHSMYLDTLSESLSGSFGYSELLLGYLKEQQMGKR from the coding sequence ATGATGAAAATTGATACGAGTTTAGCCACTTTTCAAGCCAATGTGCCAAGAGTGGAAGCAAAAGAAAGCGATGAGGCAAAACTTAAAAAACAAACAGATGCATTTGAGGCATTGATTGTTAAAACAATGCTTGCAACAGCAATAAAAAATGAAGATCCGCTCTATCCAAAAGAGGCGGGAAGCGATATTTATCATTCAATGTATCTAGATACTTTGTCAGAAAGTTTAAGTGGAAGTTTTGGGTATAGTGAGCTTTTATTGGGCTATTTAAAAGAGCAACAAATGGGAAAAAGATAG
- a CDS encoding sensor histidine kinase: MQTLLSSDLLNTLTSKDKETFLSSLSELIGQIDEAQKEFSALKSLFEGVLEMLPQAVWVLEEDGGFFYFNSKAYQISKILEGNLPLTDSEEIEFEGNFYLLQGSVIGGKQIVTAIDITHQKRQERLATMGQISAHLAHEIRNPVGSISLLASSLLKRVDIKSKGLVYEIKKAIWRVENIIKTTLMFSKGVIAQRNEYHMLEIKEQTQEILNYISCSKPYDLEFEAPDQAVVWCDLNLLVIVLQNFLSNAIDAIEEGECDEGKIRIYFSQDEECYFFSIYDNGKPIQDSQALFEPFKTTKLKGTGLGLTLSRQIIKAHEGEINFIPEPKTFILKISKCK; this comes from the coding sequence GTGCAGACACTTCTTTCATCAGATCTACTTAATACCCTAACAAGCAAGGATAAAGAAACCTTTCTCTCTTCTTTGTCGGAGCTGATTGGGCAGATTGATGAAGCACAAAAAGAATTTTCAGCCTTAAAGAGCTTATTTGAGGGTGTGCTTGAAATGCTCCCTCAAGCTGTGTGGGTTCTTGAAGAAGATGGGGGATTTTTTTATTTTAATTCAAAGGCATATCAGATTTCTAAAATTTTAGAGGGCAATTTGCCTTTGACTGATTCAGAAGAGATCGAGTTTGAGGGAAATTTTTATCTTCTTCAGGGTTCTGTGATTGGGGGAAAGCAGATTGTGACAGCAATTGATATTACACATCAAAAACGCCAAGAGAGGCTAGCGACAATGGGACAGATCTCAGCCCACTTGGCCCATGAGATAAGAAATCCTGTCGGATCTATCTCCTTGCTTGCTTCTAGTCTCTTAAAGCGCGTAGATATCAAAAGCAAGGGACTTGTTTATGAGATCAAAAAGGCAATTTGGCGTGTAGAAAACATCATCAAAACAACTCTTATGTTTTCTAAGGGTGTAATTGCTCAAAGAAATGAATATCATATGCTTGAGATCAAAGAACAAACTCAAGAAATCCTCAATTATATTTCTTGTAGCAAGCCCTATGATTTAGAGTTTGAGGCACCCGATCAGGCGGTTGTTTGGTGTGATTTGAATCTTTTGGTGATTGTTTTGCAAAATTTTCTCTCTAATGCAATTGATGCGATCGAGGAGGGCGAATGTGATGAGGGAAAAATTCGTATTTATTTTTCTCAAGATGAAGAATGTTACTTTTTCTCCATTTATGATAATGGTAAGCCAATTCAAGATTCGCAGGCCTTGTTTGAACCCTTCAAAACCACCAAACTCAAGGGAACGGGACTGGGTCTTACCCTATCAAGACAAATCATCAAAGCTCATGAGGGGGAAATTAACTTTATTCCTGAACCTAAAACTTTTATTTTGAAAATCTCTAAGTGTAAATGA
- a CDS encoding Dps family protein, giving the protein MKTIELLKQLQADSIVFFMKTHNYHWNVKGVNFPQIHAATQEIYERFAEIFDDLAERVIQLGGTPYVTLADAIKASKISEESKTSFSANEVLDGVLKDYEYFAKSFQELSKVAGQEGDGFTVGFADEKTGMLQKAIWVLKAQKA; this is encoded by the coding sequence ATGAAAACGATTGAATTATTAAAACAACTTCAAGCTGATAGCATTGTATTTTTTATGAAAACGCATAACTATCATTGGAATGTAAAAGGTGTTAATTTTCCACAAATTCATGCAGCAACACAAGAGATCTATGAAAGGTTTGCAGAAATTTTTGACGATCTAGCCGAGAGGGTTATTCAGCTTGGCGGAACGCCATATGTCACGCTTGCTGATGCAATTAAAGCCTCAAAAATTTCAGAAGAGAGCAAAACCAGCTTTAGTGCCAATGAGGTTCTTGATGGAGTTTTGAAGGATTATGAATATTTTGCAAAATCTTTTCAAGAGTTGTCTAAAGTTGCAGGTCAAGAGGGTGATGGATTTACGGTCGGGTTTGCCGATGAAAAAACAGGAATGCTTCAAAAAGCAATTTGGGTGCTCAAGGCTCAAAAGGCTTAA
- a CDS encoding ATP-binding protein: MKHYLNFLHTKPIEESLIFESLKCSKKEAEILQYMAKMLLEGENEFRVLSLLECVFDPQNLFEQDRTKLTDYLPYIKNLLDLGWITQSTLGSKTLLELLGETIYLSHSFLKLLENGSLENLVFEDRAYEDHLEYLKDQFLRIDLLVQLANLRFSHKADSPSISKITYRLNALNQQIAHRIKLTAHPFELIKMIEDSALTQKEQIIFFALLREEYYGGESNLREMNALLELISHDEYDRIKNRSLLDDKGTLLEREWIGYDEFLSPFGGISRTYFIAEEILQKIIHPNKHKKKTKNVLSTLIQEQNLFELLEPKKNLSEIILPQPLRQTLEHLLKQMDSKVIARLKAWGIKDKKTLEAKIIFYGSAGTGKTLTALALAKSLKRPLLHLDCSKILSMYVGESEKNVRKIFDSYDEIAQKSKNEPILLLNEADQFLSTRTIGGGGSEKMHNQMQNIFLEQIEKFEGILIATTNLLETLDPAFSRRFNYKIEFKRPTIEQRREIWELHLPKHAEFAIPQSALIDNLSKYDLSGGQIALIVKNTAYKVATREVPIFDLQDFIEEIQKEKEGNFDGEKNMGFVL; the protein is encoded by the coding sequence ATGAAGCATTATTTGAACTTTTTACACACAAAACCGATAGAAGAAAGTCTTATTTTTGAGAGCCTAAAATGCTCAAAAAAGGAAGCAGAGATCTTGCAGTATATGGCAAAAATGTTGCTAGAGGGGGAGAATGAATTTAGGGTTTTGTCCCTTTTAGAGTGCGTTTTTGATCCTCAAAATCTATTTGAGCAAGATCGCACCAAGCTTACAGACTATCTTCCCTATATCAAAAATCTTTTGGATCTTGGTTGGATCACCCAAAGCACACTAGGATCAAAAACCCTACTGGAACTTTTGGGAGAAACTATATATCTCAGTCACAGCTTCCTTAAGCTCCTTGAAAATGGGAGCTTGGAGAATCTTGTCTTTGAAGATCGTGCTTATGAGGATCATTTAGAGTATCTCAAAGATCAATTCTTGCGTATTGATTTGCTTGTACAGCTTGCAAACCTCAGATTCTCCCACAAAGCAGATTCTCCATCCATCTCCAAGATCACCTATCGCCTCAATGCCCTCAATCAACAGATTGCCCACCGTATCAAGCTAACCGCTCATCCCTTTGAGCTAATCAAGATGATTGAAGATTCTGCCCTGACGCAAAAAGAACAAATCATTTTCTTTGCACTCCTTAGAGAAGAATACTATGGGGGAGAAAGCAATTTAAGAGAGATGAATGCTCTTTTGGAGCTTATCAGTCACGATGAATATGACCGAATCAAAAATCGATCCCTGCTTGATGATAAAGGAACCCTTCTAGAAAGAGAATGGATTGGATATGATGAGTTTCTTAGCCCTTTTGGAGGAATTAGTCGCACCTATTTCATTGCAGAAGAAATCCTACAAAAAATCATTCATCCCAACAAACACAAGAAAAAAACAAAAAATGTCCTCTCTACCCTTATTCAAGAGCAAAATCTCTTCGAACTCCTTGAGCCCAAAAAAAATCTCTCTGAAATTATCCTTCCTCAACCCCTAAGACAAACTCTTGAGCACCTACTCAAACAAATGGATTCTAAAGTGATCGCTCGCTTGAAGGCTTGGGGAATCAAAGACAAAAAAACACTCGAGGCAAAGATCATCTTCTATGGAAGCGCAGGCACTGGAAAAACACTCACAGCCCTTGCTTTGGCAAAAAGCCTCAAAAGACCACTTTTGCATCTTGACTGCTCCAAAATCCTTTCAATGTATGTTGGCGAAAGTGAAAAAAATGTGCGGAAGATTTTTGATTCTTATGATGAGATAGCACAAAAAAGCAAAAATGAACCTATCCTCTTGCTCAATGAAGCCGATCAATTCCTCAGCACGCGAACGATAGGAGGTGGAGGATCTGAAAAAATGCACAACCAAATGCAAAATATTTTTCTAGAACAAATTGAAAAATTTGAAGGGATTTTGATTGCCACAACCAATCTCTTAGAAACATTAGATCCTGCATTTTCTAGACGCTTTAACTACAAAATCGAGTTTAAACGCCCAACCATAGAGCAAAGAAGAGAGATTTGGGAACTTCACTTACCCAAACATGCAGAGTTTGCTATCCCGCAAAGCGCACTGATTGATAATCTTTCCAAATATGATTTAAGTGGAGGACAAATTGCCCTAATTGTCAAAAATACTGCCTATAAGGTAGCCACAAGAGAAGTGCCTATTTTTGACCTACAAGATTTCATCGAAGAGATTCAAAAAGAAAAAGAAGGGAATTTTGATGGAGAAAAAAATATGGGATTTGTTCTTTAG
- a CDS encoding MBOAT family O-acyltransferase, protein MLFNSYVFIFAFLPIALCGYFLLLRFTNPTLAKCHLILASFFFYGYWNLKYIPLLLGSIIINYWISSKVGGGVEKKKWLVAGIIFNLSLLGFFKYTDFFLENFNLFFNTSIPLPHILLPLAISFFTFQQIAYLCDSYHNQSKDHFLDYCLFVVFFPQLIAGPIVHHKEMMPQFKSIPYRWFHVKHLTKGLFIFAIGLFKKAVIADTFAIYANNGFSASLNGAKLNFFESWLTSLSYSFQLYFDFSGYCDMAIGIALFFNIVLPINFNSPYKALNIQDFWKRWHITLGRFLTQYLYVPLGGSQFGKLKTLRNIAIVFILSGLWHGAGWGFIIWGILHALAMMIHRIYGYILEFLNFHPKNWIYKFLCWILTFNFINISWIFFRSENPSSAINILKGMIGKNGVVLPSAFQEWFASLGIDKLFGFSFPFQYLAGNPTNFFKLLICFCIFAPIVFFPKNSSNFNHLNSYKVLLFASFLFWYALIRIGISPYQEFIYFNF, encoded by the coding sequence ATGCTTTTTAATTCATATGTATTTATTTTTGCTTTCCTACCCATTGCTCTTTGTGGATACTTTCTCCTCTTAAGATTTACAAATCCAACTCTTGCTAAGTGCCATCTCATCTTGGCAAGCTTCTTTTTCTATGGATATTGGAATCTCAAATATATTCCACTACTCCTTGGATCTATCATCATAAATTATTGGATTTCCTCCAAGGTGGGGGGGGGGGTAGAGAAAAAGAAATGGCTTGTTGCTGGAATTATTTTCAACCTTTCTCTTCTAGGCTTTTTTAAATACACAGATTTTTTCTTAGAAAATTTCAATCTCTTTTTTAACACCTCCATTCCACTTCCACACATTTTACTTCCTCTAGCCATCAGCTTCTTCACCTTCCAACAAATTGCCTATTTATGTGATTCTTACCACAATCAAAGCAAAGATCACTTTTTGGATTATTGTCTTTTTGTCGTCTTTTTTCCTCAACTAATTGCTGGCCCAATCGTTCATCACAAAGAAATGATGCCTCAATTTAAATCTATCCCATATCGCTGGTTTCATGTCAAACATCTCACAAAAGGGCTTTTTATCTTCGCAATTGGACTCTTTAAAAAAGCAGTTATTGCAGACACTTTTGCAATCTATGCCAACAATGGATTTAGTGCATCCCTTAATGGAGCAAAACTTAATTTTTTTGAATCATGGCTAACATCCCTTTCTTATAGCTTTCAACTTTATTTTGACTTTAGCGGATATTGCGATATGGCAATTGGTATTGCTTTGTTTTTCAATATTGTCTTGCCGATCAATTTCAATTCTCCCTACAAAGCTCTTAATATCCAAGATTTTTGGAAACGATGGCACATTACGCTTGGGAGATTCTTAACACAATATCTCTATGTTCCTTTGGGGGGAAGTCAGTTTGGGAAATTAAAGACCTTGCGTAATATCGCCATTGTGTTTATACTTAGTGGTCTATGGCATGGGGCCGGATGGGGATTTATTATCTGGGGCATCTTGCACGCTCTTGCCATGATGATACACAGAATCTATGGCTATATTTTGGAGTTTTTAAATTTCCATCCAAAAAATTGGATTTATAAATTCTTGTGCTGGATTTTGACTTTCAACTTTATTAATATCTCTTGGATATTTTTCCGATCCGAAAATCCCTCTAGTGCAATCAACATCCTTAAGGGCATGATTGGAAAAAATGGGGTCGTATTGCCTAGTGCCTTTCAAGAATGGTTTGCATCTTTAGGGATTGATAAACTTTTTGGATTTTCCTTTCCTTTTCAATATCTTGCCGGCAACCCAACAAATTTTTTCAAACTCTTAATTTGTTTTTGCATTTTTGCTCCTATTGTCTTTTTCCCAAAAAACAGCTCCAATTTCAATCATCTCAATTCTTATAAAGTGCTACTTTTTGCGAGTTTTCTATTCTGGTATGCCCTTATTCGCATAGGAATCTCGCCCTATCAAGAATTTATCTATTTTAATTTTTAG
- the gpmI gene encoding 2,3-bisphosphoglycerate-independent phosphoglycerate mutase: MIKKTLLIITDGIGHSEKTDHNALYHAKTPTYDWLFENAPHSLIRTFGEDVGLPDGQMGNSEVGHMTLGLGRVIYQDLIKLSKGLEDQTLFDTQEFQTLSAHKRIHIVILLSDGGVHSHISHLFHVLRFLKDQTIFLHLIGDGRDVAPQSLPNYLAMLSPYLNDRIQIATLSGRYYAMDRDKRWERVRLAYDCIINATPSTKLSPQDYIAQSYQDKTYDEFIKPVAFEGFNGVQEDEAMLFLNFRSDRMRELTQAIFSKDFPHFERKSFSRLYCLCANIYDENFPLPSLLKKEILSDSLASIISSNQLTQAHIAETEKYAHVTFFFNGGIEAPYPKEDRFLIPSPKVATYDLCPQMSAQEVGDQTLQCMQQGYDFIVVNFANGDMVGHTGVFEAGIKAVEAVDTELERIIKLAQELDYSLILTSDHGNCEEMKDTQGNTLTNHTVGDVWCFILDPRVKTLHNGTLANIAPSILKLMGLPIPACMQHPLFEE; encoded by the coding sequence ATGATCAAAAAAACCCTCTTAATCATTACGGATGGTATCGGACATTCTGAGAAAACAGATCACAATGCCCTATACCACGCCAAAACCCCAACTTATGATTGGCTCTTTGAAAATGCACCACACTCACTCATTCGAACTTTTGGAGAAGATGTTGGGCTACCCGATGGACAAATGGGAAATTCAGAGGTTGGACACATGACTCTTGGACTTGGTCGCGTTATCTATCAAGATCTCATCAAACTTTCAAAAGGATTAGAGGATCAAACTCTTTTTGACACTCAAGAATTCCAAACGCTAAGTGCACACAAAAGAATCCATATTGTGATTTTATTAAGTGATGGTGGAGTGCATTCACACATCTCACACCTCTTTCATGTCCTTAGATTCCTCAAAGACCAAACAATCTTTTTGCATCTTATCGGTGATGGGAGAGATGTGGCACCACAAAGCCTGCCAAACTATCTTGCTATGCTATCTCCCTACCTTAATGACAGAATCCAAATCGCAACACTTAGCGGAAGATACTATGCTATGGATCGCGACAAGCGATGGGAGAGAGTTAGGCTTGCTTATGATTGTATTATCAATGCTACACCCTCTACAAAACTCTCCCCGCAAGATTACATCGCTCAAAGTTATCAAGACAAAACCTATGATGAATTTATCAAACCCGTAGCCTTTGAGGGCTTTAATGGGGTTCAAGAAGATGAGGCAATGCTATTTTTGAATTTCCGCTCTGATCGCATGAGAGAGCTTACACAAGCCATTTTTTCAAAAGACTTTCCCCACTTTGAGAGAAAATCGTTCTCTCGTCTTTATTGCTTGTGTGCAAATATCTATGATGAAAATTTTCCCCTCCCCTCTTTGCTCAAAAAAGAAATCCTTTCAGACAGTCTTGCTTCTATAATCTCATCCAACCAACTCACACAAGCTCATATTGCAGAAACAGAAAAATATGCCCACGTTACTTTTTTCTTCAATGGCGGGATTGAAGCTCCATACCCAAAGGAAGATCGTTTTTTGATTCCTAGCCCAAAGGTTGCCACCTATGATCTTTGTCCGCAAATGAGTGCCCAAGAAGTAGGAGATCAAACCCTTCAATGCATGCAACAAGGATATGACTTTATTGTTGTTAATTTTGCAAATGGCGATATGGTCGGCCACACAGGGGTTTTTGAGGCAGGCATTAAGGCCGTAGAAGCTGTAGATACAGAACTTGAAAGAATCATTAAGCTTGCCCAAGAGCTAGATTATTCTCTCATCCTTACAAGCGATCACGGAAATTGCGAGGAGATGAAAGATACACAAGGCAATACGCTCACAAATCATACAGTAGGGGATGTATGGTGCTTCATCCTTGATCCAAGGGTAAAAACACTCCACAATGGAACTCTAGCCAATATCGCTCCAAGCATTTTAAAGCTTATGGGGCTTCCTATCCCTGCCTGTATGCAACACCCCCTTTTTGAAGAGTGA
- the mraY gene encoding phospho-N-acetylmuramoyl-pentapeptide-transferase, which yields MLYFLFSIFQVNIFQYITFRAGLSFFLAFFLSVLFMPLFIRWAKAKKANQPISTYVPTHEGKKDTPTMGGIVFVLSTLISSLLCINLYNLYALFGLLTLFLFCFVGARDDFMKIAAKNNSGMSARMKFLLLALFALTISYALYSFGHQGKFYLPFVKDPLFDMGGVFSILFWTLVFLATSNAVNITDGLDGLATVPSICALISLSIFVYIGGHAAFSQYLLWPQVSQSGELVVVSLALIGSLFGFLWYNCHPAQVFMGDSGSLALGSFIAYMAIVSNNEVLLFLIGFVFVWETISVILQIGSYKIRKKKVFLMAPIHHHYEMKGWAENKIIIRFWIIAILSNLVALLSLKIR from the coding sequence ATGCTTTATTTCCTTTTTTCAATTTTTCAAGTTAATATTTTTCAATACATCACTTTTAGAGCAGGCTTAAGTTTTTTTCTTGCATTTTTTTTGAGCGTGTTATTTATGCCTCTTTTTATACGATGGGCCAAGGCTAAAAAAGCCAATCAGCCTATCTCTACTTATGTTCCAACGCATGAGGGCAAAAAAGATACTCCGACGATGGGAGGGATTGTTTTTGTTTTAAGCACCCTGATTTCAAGTCTTTTGTGCATCAATCTTTATAATCTTTATGCTTTATTTGGGCTTTTAACTCTTTTTTTGTTTTGCTTTGTAGGTGCTAGAGATGACTTTATGAAGATCGCTGCAAAAAACAATTCAGGCATGAGTGCAAGGATGAAATTTTTGCTTTTGGCACTCTTTGCTTTAACGATTTCTTATGCACTTTATTCATTTGGTCATCAAGGGAAGTTCTATCTTCCTTTTGTTAAGGATCCATTGTTTGATATGGGAGGGGTGTTTTCAATTTTATTTTGGACGCTTGTGTTTTTGGCAACTTCCAATGCTGTTAATATTACAGATGGCTTAGATGGTTTGGCAACAGTCCCAAGCATTTGTGCGCTTATTTCCCTTTCAATTTTTGTTTATATCGGGGGGCATGCTGCTTTCTCGCAATATTTATTGTGGCCTCAAGTGAGTCAGAGCGGAGAGCTCGTTGTGGTTTCATTGGCGCTTATTGGATCACTTTTTGGCTTTTTGTGGTACAACTGCCATCCTGCACAAGTTTTTATGGGGGATAGTGGAAGTTTGGCTTTGGGATCATTTATTGCCTATATGGCAATTGTGTCAAATAATGAGGTTCTTTTGTTTTTGATTGGTTTTGTTTTTGTGTGGGAAACAATTTCTGTAATTCTTCAAATCGGAAGCTACAAAATTCGAAAGAAAAAAGTTTTTCTCATGGCTCCTATCCATCATCATTATGAGATGAAGGGATGGGCAGAAAATAAAATTATCATTCGTTTTTGGATTATCGCGATTTTAAGCAATCTTGTTGCATTGCTAAGTCTTAAGATTAGATGA
- the murD gene encoding UDP-N-acetylmuramoyl-L-alanine--D-glutamate ligase, with amino-acid sequence MIALLGYGKTNQALLEFINHNGEKCVVFDDAFIEKRIDSFGNNFLPPLQKVQTRLQIPSPGIPPFHPMIKQAQSLVSEYDFLLGDIKRQIWISGTNGKTTTTEMLEWILKDCGGISGGNIGVPLASLATLLPKIWILETSSFSLHYTQSVFPQVYLLLPIREDHISWHGSFDAYVRAKLSPIERMNHECVAVIPKEFEMFDEVLKSSAHIVTYGTSEDLADYFGFDLSQVKFQEPFLLDAMLALSGAKILTGKDLSKKLLDYKVGAHKVEEFQDEIGRVWVDDSKGTNVDATIWALRSYRGKKIYLILGGDDKGADLVPLFQELQEYDAEIFGIGSNVERLGDLAQKFKIRFSACYFLEQAIKEIDLKHSLESIAMLSPAASSLDQFVSYKQRGELFQEMAKKCRKA; translated from the coding sequence ATGATTGCTCTTCTTGGATATGGCAAAACAAATCAAGCTCTTTTAGAGTTTATTAATCACAATGGGGAAAAGTGTGTTGTCTTTGATGATGCATTTATAGAAAAAAGAATCGATTCGTTTGGAAATAATTTTTTGCCTCCATTGCAAAAAGTCCAAACTCGTCTTCAGATTCCCTCTCCAGGAATTCCTCCATTTCATCCAATGATTAAACAAGCTCAAAGTCTTGTCAGTGAATATGATTTTCTTCTTGGAGATATCAAAAGACAAATTTGGATTAGCGGAACTAATGGCAAAACAACAACAACAGAAATGCTAGAGTGGATTTTAAAAGATTGTGGTGGAATCAGTGGAGGAAATATTGGGGTCCCCTTGGCCTCTCTTGCAACTCTACTTCCCAAGATATGGATTTTGGAAACAAGTTCTTTTAGTTTGCATTACACGCAATCTGTTTTTCCTCAAGTGTATCTTTTGTTGCCCATTAGAGAAGACCATATCTCATGGCATGGAAGTTTTGATGCCTATGTGAGGGCCAAGCTCAGCCCCATTGAGCGAATGAATCATGAATGCGTTGCAGTGATTCCAAAAGAGTTTGAAATGTTTGATGAGGTCTTGAAATCTAGTGCGCATATTGTGACCTATGGGACAAGTGAAGATCTGGCAGATTATTTTGGGTTTGATCTATCTCAAGTCAAATTCCAAGAACCATTTTTGCTAGATGCAATGCTAGCTTTAAGCGGAGCTAAGATTTTAACAGGAAAGGATCTGAGCAAAAAGCTTTTGGATTATAAGGTTGGAGCTCACAAGGTAGAAGAGTTTCAAGATGAAATTGGGCGAGTGTGGGTTGATGATTCTAAGGGAACAAATGTGGATGCAACAATTTGGGCACTTAGATCCTATAGGGGCAAAAAAATTTATTTGATTTTGGGGGGTGATGACAAGGGAGCAGATCTTGTGCCCTTGTTTCAAGAATTGCAAGAATATGATGCAGAGATTTTTGGGATTGGGAGCAATGTCGAGAGGTTGGGGGACTTGGCTCAAAAATTTAAAATAAGATTTTCTGCCTGTTATTTCTTAGAACAAGCCATAAAAGAGATAGATTTAAAGCATTCTCTAGAGAGTATTGCTATGCTTTCCCCTGCGGCCTCAAGTCTCGATCAATTTGTGTCTTATAAGCAACGAGGAGAGCTTTTTCAAGAGATGGCCAAAAAATGCAGAAAAGCTTAA